ACGCCTTCCTCTCCGCCATGGATGCACCGGGCCATGTTCACCTCCCTGCCCATGAGACTGATCACGCTAAAGTTTGGTGAATTTGGGTCGTTAGTCTGCACATGAAGATTCTTGGAGGAGGTCGTGACATGAAAGTCACCCATACGCGTTGGTTCGACCGGCTCAAATCCCGTGCGTGTGTCTTCGCCAGGAAGCTTATTGTTGCCATGAATCGCAGCCCGGCCACTACAAGCCGACTTGGCCCCTGTTCCATGCTTGTCAGCTTGGACGAGCGCTACCACAAGCACTGAGCGGCCCCTTTCAACCGGGGCATCCACACACCGAGTGGTGTCCAGCGCCGTCAACGACGCCCCCGTGGCCCCGTCGGGCAGCTACGGGGGCGCCAGCCGTGCCGCCCCGGGCCACCCGAGGGTTAAAGGATGCGCCGGTTACCCGCTCCGGGCAGAGTGCGCAGGGTGGGCCCCTGGATCATGTCGTGCTCGGCCTGCTTGACGGTGCTGACATAGCGCCACTCGGCGCTGCACTCATCTGGGGTGGCCGAGACGATCATGTAGCCACGCTGGTGGGTGTTGGCGTACTGGAGGGGGCCGATGATCTGGGTGAGCCCGGCGGCCACCGCCAGTGGGTTCTCATTGGGGAAATAGGCTTCCAGCCCCGGCGAGGACACCCCGGGGGTGGCGAATTCCACACCCACCGCGTTGCCCGCATGGTCGTCCAGGTCGCTGGCCCAGGCGTTGTGGGTGTCGCCCGCCAGCACCACCAGGTTCTTGTCCAGGGCGCGGGCCGTGCCCAGCACGGCCTCCCGGGCCACGGCATAACCGTCCCAGGCGTCCAGATTGTAGGGGATGGCGGGCTGGGCCAGGATGGCCTGCTCCTGGGGGGTCAGGGGCAGCCCCGACTGGGCCTTGAAGACCAGGGTGGAATAGTCGGTGAAGCTGATCTGGCCCAGCACCAGGGGCGCGGGGATGTCCATGCGCGCCATCAGCACCTGCTGGCCCAGCAGGTCCCAGGTGGCCGTGGACTGGGCCATCTGTTGCTGCAGCCAGTAGGACTGCTCGATGCCCAGCATCTGGCGGCCCTGGTCCGCCATGTCCGCCGCGAAGGCCGCCGCATCGAAACCGGCCGGGCCGAAGTAATTCGCGTAGTCCAGCTGCCGGTCGCGGCCGATGACCCGGGTATCCAGCATGTAAAGTGAAAGCAGGTCGCCGAACTGGAAGGCCCGGTAGATGCGGTCCGGGCTGTCCCGGTCCGGCACGCGGGTGGGCAGCCACTCGTGGTAGGCGCGGATGGCGGCGGAGCGACGGTCGGCGAAGCTGCCTTCCGTGGCTTCGTCGTGGTTCTCGGCCCCGTCGCGCCAGGTATCGTTGCTGATCTCGTGGTCGTCCCACACAGCGATCATGGGCATGGCGGCATGCAGCGCCTGCAAGTCCGGGTCGGTGCGGTACTGGGCATGGCGACGGCGATAGTGGTCCAGGGTCAGCAACTCCCCGGCCGGCTCCACCTGGCGGCCCAGGTTTTCCGCATCCTCGGAGGCATAGCCGCCGCGTTCGTATTCATACAGGTAATCGCCCAGGTGCACGGAGGCGAACACATCCTCCTGGCGGGCGGCGTCCCCGTAGGCGTGGAAATAGCCCGCCGGATAGTTGGCGCAGGAGAACACCGCCAGCTTCACCTGCTCCACGCCAGCCGCCGGCAGGGTGCGGGTGCGGCCCACGGGGGAGGCATCGCCCAGGGCGCGGAAGCGGTAGAACAGGCGGGCATCGGGCCGCAGCCCCATCACGTC
This window of the Thiobacillus sp. genome carries:
- a CDS encoding alkaline phosphatase D family protein, with protein sequence MSSRNDFSRRDFLRGVGAAALAASAVVRSSGALAGHRADPFQHGVASGDPLADRVIIWTRVTPHHHGPVLVHWEVALDPRFRRVIRRGRVLTNAHRDYTVKVDVMGLRPDARLFYRFRALGDASPVGRTRTLPAAGVEQVKLAVFSCANYPAGYFHAYGDAARQEDVFASVHLGDYLYEYERGGYASEDAENLGRQVEPAGELLTLDHYRRRHAQYRTDPDLQALHAAMPMIAVWDDHEISNDTWRDGAENHDEATEGSFADRRSAAIRAYHEWLPTRVPDRDSPDRIYRAFQFGDLLSLYMLDTRVIGRDRQLDYANYFGPAGFDAAAFAADMADQGRQMLGIEQSYWLQQQMAQSTATWDLLGQQVLMARMDIPAPLVLGQISFTDYSTLVFKAQSGLPLTPQEQAILAQPAIPYNLDAWDGYAVAREAVLGTARALDKNLVVLAGDTHNAWASDLDDHAGNAVGVEFATPGVSSPGLEAYFPNENPLAVAAGLTQIIGPLQYANTHQRGYMIVSATPDECSAEWRYVSTVKQAEHDMIQGPTLRTLPGAGNRRIL